In Vulgatibacter sp., a single genomic region encodes these proteins:
- a CDS encoding DUF4336 domain-containing protein, whose amino-acid sequence MDNSTLRPLVADRVWIAERPLRFYGVPMGTRMTVVRLRSGDLWVHSPVEPDDLLVEALQQLGPVRWVVAPSKLHHLYAGAFRQRFPGSQLFVSPGLPKKRPDLQPATVLGDEAPAGWLGEIDQQVVHGHRYLDEVAFFHRDTRTLVLADLMESAHRDSSWEMRMVGRAFGLYEKPGPPLDMKLTFTREARPSIARIAGWDFDRVVLAHGHLIETGGKAIFEQAYRFLLGDEAEGGTRVA is encoded by the coding sequence ATGGACAACAGCACCCTTCGTCCCCTCGTCGCGGATCGCGTCTGGATCGCGGAGCGCCCCTTGCGCTTCTACGGCGTGCCGATGGGCACCCGGATGACGGTCGTTCGCCTCCGCAGCGGCGACCTCTGGGTCCACTCGCCGGTGGAGCCGGACGATCTGCTGGTGGAGGCGCTGCAGCAGCTCGGGCCGGTGAGGTGGGTGGTGGCGCCGAGCAAGCTGCACCACCTCTACGCCGGCGCCTTCCGCCAGCGCTTCCCCGGTTCGCAGCTCTTCGTCTCGCCAGGGCTGCCGAAGAAGCGGCCCGACCTGCAGCCCGCCACCGTCCTCGGCGACGAGGCGCCGGCGGGCTGGCTCGGCGAGATCGATCAGCAGGTGGTCCACGGCCACCGCTACCTCGACGAGGTCGCCTTCTTCCACCGCGACACGCGCACGCTCGTCCTCGCCGACTTGATGGAATCGGCCCACCGCGACTCTTCGTGGGAGATGCGGATGGTGGGGCGGGCCTTCGGCCTCTACGAGAAGCCCGGGCCGCCCCTCGACATGAAGCTCACCTTCACCCGCGAGGCGCGGCCCTCGATCGCGCGGATCGCCGGCTGGGATTTCGACCGCGTGGTCCTCGCCCACGGCCACCTGATCGAGACCGGCGGCAAGGCGATCTTCGAGCAGGCCTACCGCTTCCTCCTCGGCGACGAGGCGGAGGGCGGCACCCGGGTCGCCTGA
- a CDS encoding 2-oxo acid dehydrogenase subunit E2: MASAIQMPKLSDTMTEGTIQKWLVKEGDTVRAGDPIAEVETDKATLEMEAYEAGTILKILSADGASAAVGSVIAVVGKAGEDWQAAAGGAAAPKAAPAPAPAAAPAPAAAPAAAPAAAGAGGKATAVQMPKLSDTMTEGTIQKWLVKEGDKVRTGDPIAEVETDKATLEMEAYEGGTILKILVGDGAAAPVGGVIAVIGEPGANWQAVAGGAAPAAPAAAAPAPAPAPAADKGEKVQWKPSKPAAGAIQPAAAEYRKRSAPGEIPGITFGWGHTMAPPVPKAGRTASGEKVRASPVARKMAAEMGVDLTTLQGTGPGGRITREDVQQASRAPASAAAAAAPAAAPAVAAAAQTQPMSQMRKAIARNLQQAKRDIPHFYLTMDVDMAQAVKFRAEAKAAEVQFSINDLILKAVAMGVREFPRVHAQLVDENTLSIPAEVNLGVAVALEDGLITPVLRSADRMSLGEMNRQVRELATKARDKKLKPDEYQGGTITVSNLGMFDIEHFYAIVNPPQASIVSVGKVREEPVVEKGQIVVGHRMRIGYSGDHRIVDGAVGAQFLQAVKRALENPMRMLVG; this comes from the coding sequence GTGGCAAGCGCGATCCAGATGCCGAAGCTCTCGGACACCATGACCGAGGGCACCATCCAGAAGTGGCTGGTCAAGGAGGGTGACACCGTCCGGGCGGGCGATCCCATCGCCGAGGTGGAGACCGACAAGGCCACCCTGGAGATGGAGGCCTACGAGGCCGGCACCATCCTCAAGATCCTGAGCGCCGACGGCGCCTCCGCAGCGGTGGGCTCGGTCATCGCCGTGGTCGGCAAGGCCGGCGAGGATTGGCAGGCTGCTGCCGGTGGCGCCGCTGCGCCGAAGGCGGCGCCCGCGCCGGCTCCTGCTGCTGCGCCCGCTCCCGCTGCTGCACCTGCGGCTGCTCCTGCGGCTGCCGGGGCAGGCGGCAAGGCCACCGCGGTGCAGATGCCCAAGCTCTCGGACACCATGACCGAGGGCACCATCCAGAAGTGGCTGGTCAAGGAAGGCGACAAGGTCCGCACCGGCGATCCGATCGCCGAGGTGGAGACCGACAAGGCCACGCTGGAGATGGAGGCCTACGAGGGCGGCACCATCCTCAAGATCCTCGTCGGCGACGGCGCTGCTGCGCCGGTCGGCGGCGTGATCGCGGTGATCGGTGAGCCGGGCGCCAACTGGCAGGCGGTCGCCGGCGGCGCAGCTCCTGCTGCACCTGCCGCCGCTGCGCCGGCTCCCGCTCCCGCTCCCGCAGCGGACAAGGGCGAGAAGGTGCAGTGGAAGCCTTCGAAGCCTGCAGCAGGCGCCATCCAGCCTGCAGCAGCCGAGTACCGCAAGCGCAGCGCCCCCGGCGAGATCCCCGGCATCACCTTCGGCTGGGGCCACACCATGGCGCCGCCGGTGCCGAAGGCCGGCCGCACCGCCAGCGGTGAGAAGGTCCGCGCCTCCCCGGTCGCCCGGAAGATGGCGGCGGAGATGGGCGTCGATCTCACCACGCTCCAGGGCACCGGCCCCGGCGGGCGGATCACCCGCGAGGACGTGCAGCAGGCGAGCCGTGCCCCGGCCAGTGCCGCCGCTGCTGCCGCACCGGCAGCTGCCCCTGCGGTCGCCGCAGCGGCGCAGACCCAGCCGATGTCGCAGATGCGCAAGGCGATCGCGCGCAACCTCCAGCAGGCCAAGCGCGACATCCCGCACTTCTACCTGACCATGGACGTCGACATGGCGCAGGCGGTGAAGTTCCGGGCGGAGGCCAAGGCCGCCGAGGTGCAGTTCTCGATCAACGACCTGATCCTCAAGGCGGTGGCGATGGGCGTGCGGGAGTTCCCGCGGGTCCACGCCCAGCTCGTCGACGAGAACACCCTGTCGATCCCGGCGGAGGTGAACCTCGGTGTGGCGGTGGCCCTCGAGGACGGTCTCATCACGCCGGTGCTCCGCAGCGCCGACCGGATGAGCCTCGGCGAGATGAACCGCCAGGTCCGCGAGCTGGCGACGAAGGCCCGCGACAAGAAGCTCAAGCCGGACGAGTACCAGGGCGGCACGATCACCGTGTCGAACCTCGGCATGTTCGACATCGAGCACTTCTATGCCATCGTCAACCCGCCCCAGGCCTCCATCGTCTCGGTGGGCAAGGTCCGCGAGGAGCCGGTGGTGGAGAAGGGCCAGATCGTCGTCGGCCACCGGATGCGGATCGGCTACTCGGGTGATCACCGCATCGTCGACGGCGCCGTGGGCGCGCAGTTCCTCCAGGCCGTGAAGCGCGCCCTGGAGAACCCGATGCGGATGCTGGTGGGCTGA
- a CDS encoding pyruvate dehydrogenase complex E1 component subunit beta: MRELTFREALNEALDEELGRDGDVFLMGEEVGAYNGAYKVSKGLLDKYGSKRVIDSPISELGFAGLGVGAAMAGLRPIIEVMTWNFAILAMDQIVNTAAKMRYMSAGALKCPIVFRGPNGAAHSLAAQHSQFFEAQYAYFPGLKVIVPGTPADAKGLLKSAIRDDDPVCFMESETMYAWKGMVPDGEYTIPIGVGDIKREGSHCTVVAWGRALKLAMDGAEELAKQGIEVEVVDPRTIRPLDEEIIVNSVRKTGSCVIVEEGWPYFNVGSTISDIVQRACFDVLDAPVMRVTGGDVPMPYSMALEKLARPDASSVVETVKLTLNVR; encoded by the coding sequence ATGCGTGAGCTCACCTTCCGTGAAGCCCTGAACGAGGCCCTCGACGAGGAACTCGGCCGCGACGGCGACGTCTTCCTCATGGGTGAGGAAGTCGGCGCCTACAACGGCGCCTACAAGGTGTCGAAGGGCCTGCTCGACAAATACGGCTCGAAGCGGGTGATCGACTCGCCGATCTCCGAGCTCGGCTTCGCCGGCCTCGGCGTGGGTGCGGCGATGGCCGGCCTGCGGCCGATCATCGAGGTGATGACCTGGAACTTCGCGATCCTCGCGATGGACCAGATCGTCAACACCGCGGCGAAGATGCGCTACATGAGCGCCGGCGCCCTCAAGTGCCCGATCGTCTTCCGCGGCCCGAACGGCGCGGCGCACTCGCTGGCTGCGCAGCACTCGCAGTTCTTCGAGGCGCAGTACGCCTACTTCCCGGGCCTCAAGGTGATCGTGCCCGGCACCCCCGCCGACGCGAAGGGGCTCCTCAAGAGCGCCATCCGCGACGACGACCCGGTCTGCTTCATGGAAAGCGAGACCATGTACGCGTGGAAGGGCATGGTGCCCGACGGCGAGTACACCATCCCGATCGGCGTGGGCGACATCAAGCGCGAGGGCAGCCACTGCACCGTCGTCGCCTGGGGCCGTGCCCTCAAACTGGCGATGGACGGCGCCGAGGAGCTGGCGAAGCAGGGCATCGAGGTGGAGGTCGTCGACCCCCGCACGATCCGGCCGCTCGACGAGGAGATCATCGTCAACTCGGTGCGCAAGACCGGCAGCTGCGTGATCGTCGAGGAGGGTTGGCCCTACTTCAACGTGGGCTCCACCATCTCCGACATCGTGCAGCGCGCCTGCTTCGACGTCCTCGACGCACCGGTGATGCGCGTCACCGGCGGTGACGTGCCGATGCCCTATTCGATGGCCCTCGAGAAGCTGGCCCGGCCGGACGCCTCGAGCGTGGTCGAGACCGTGAAGCTCACCCTCAACGTGCGGTAG
- the pdhA gene encoding pyruvate dehydrogenase (acetyl-transferring) E1 component subunit alpha has translation MANPRYGLAEKLDRDTLIEMYRQMYLLRRFEERSAQQYGLQKIGGFCHLYIGQEAVAVGTEAALNDDDYVITAYRDHGQILARGTPPGPVMAELFGKATGVAGGKGGSMHLFDIPRHFYGGWGIVGAQIPLALGTAFASHYRDDKRVTVCYFGEAAVNQGAFHEALNMAALWKVPAIFICENNRYGMGTPIKVSSAEVEVWKRGSAHNIPGEPVDGMDALAMYDAVKRAADRARAGEGPTLLEARTYRFRGHSMSDPAVYRTRDEVETERKNDPIPKLRDYMTKKKLAKDADFTAIEEQVEKDVDGSVKFADESPWPEPSQLYADIYVDPIRRGESK, from the coding sequence GTGGCGAACCCCAGGTACGGGCTCGCGGAAAAGCTCGATCGCGACACCCTGATCGAGATGTATCGGCAGATGTACTTGCTGCGGCGCTTCGAGGAGCGCTCGGCCCAGCAGTACGGCCTGCAGAAGATCGGCGGCTTCTGCCACCTCTACATCGGCCAGGAGGCCGTTGCGGTCGGCACCGAGGCAGCGCTCAACGATGACGACTACGTCATCACCGCCTACCGCGATCACGGCCAGATCCTGGCCCGCGGCACGCCCCCGGGGCCGGTCATGGCCGAGCTCTTCGGCAAGGCGACGGGTGTGGCCGGCGGCAAGGGCGGATCGATGCATCTCTTCGATATCCCCCGCCATTTCTACGGCGGCTGGGGCATCGTCGGCGCGCAGATCCCGCTGGCACTCGGCACCGCCTTCGCGTCCCACTACCGGGACGACAAGCGCGTGACCGTCTGCTACTTCGGCGAGGCGGCGGTGAACCAGGGCGCCTTCCACGAGGCGCTCAACATGGCGGCGCTCTGGAAGGTCCCCGCGATCTTCATCTGCGAGAACAACCGCTACGGCATGGGCACGCCGATCAAGGTCTCCTCCGCGGAGGTCGAGGTCTGGAAGCGCGGCTCCGCCCACAACATCCCCGGCGAGCCGGTCGACGGCATGGACGCGCTGGCGATGTACGACGCGGTGAAGCGCGCCGCGGATCGCGCCAGGGCCGGTGAGGGTCCGACGCTCCTCGAGGCCCGCACCTACCGGTTCCGCGGCCACTCGATGTCGGATCCGGCGGTCTACCGCACCCGCGACGAGGTCGAGACCGAGCGCAAGAACGACCCGATCCCGAAGCTCCGCGACTACATGACGAAGAAGAAGCTGGCGAAGGACGCCGACTTCACCGCCATCGAGGAGCAGGTGGAGAAGGACGTGGACGGGTCGGTGAAGTTCGCCGACGAGTCGCCGTGGCCGGAGCCCTCCCAGCTCTACGCCGACATCTACGTGGATCCGATCCGCCGCGGGGAGAGCAAGTGA